One part of the Deinococcus sp. NW-56 genome encodes these proteins:
- a CDS encoding MBL fold metallo-hydrolase RNA specificity domain-containing protein has protein sequence MRLTSWGAAETVTGSAHLLEVGGQRVLVDCGLFQGGLDAEALNREPLGFDPASVDAALLTHAHLDHLGRLPLLVAGGFRGRIHCSGPTARVAEVVLLDSARVQQEDHAREQRRSHRRVGSAPPEGPLYDEALVRETLRRLTPDMTPHQPRRFGRVTVTARPAGHILGSVFYEVEAPEGRAVLSGDLGNCNSALQPDFTLPFACDAAVVETTYADRTHRSLADTVAEFRDVLRRSLRLGGAVIIPSFALERAQNLLYFLGRLMDAGEIPAVPVFLDSPMAAQVTRLYREYASEFESGVAGALSRGEDPFHPPGLRVLGSPGESRALNARSGPMVILAGSGMTNGGRVRHHLRHRLGRPETSVVIVSFQAPGTLGAELIGGARQVRLFGEEVPVRASIHTIGGFSAHADRDDLLAWLEPTGAARVLLVHGERPTMEAFGHDLAARGRAVQILRRGEPLDLGGGEPQRSAPPAGGRPEGKRPQGRFPGLRVHLHGPHGQERHRRPRSPRESGSAPCPGHARRRLRKPAEPRDARTSWTPCRGGAKGTGSSGGSGRGPAATGRGGGAPSASSSSGNSWASGSGVSASSCTLALPAAQHSSLPHASPEGQACATRSNLSIAFTAPGALASITPATTTLFTAPFHALGMLQPTQTSVGIGTFTQLDASGRYARMGSGITSLKEGISAGAAPLTFPGNGATTDLVQRF, from the coding sequence ATGCGGCTGACGAGTTGGGGAGCGGCGGAAACGGTCACGGGCAGCGCTCACCTGCTGGAGGTGGGGGGGCAGCGGGTCCTGGTGGACTGCGGCCTCTTTCAGGGCGGCCTGGACGCCGAGGCGCTGAACCGGGAGCCGCTCGGCTTCGATCCGGCCAGCGTGGACGCGGCGCTGCTCACGCACGCGCACCTCGACCACCTGGGACGGCTGCCGCTGCTGGTGGCGGGGGGCTTCCGGGGCCGGATTCACTGCAGCGGGCCGACCGCCCGCGTCGCCGAGGTCGTGCTGCTCGACAGCGCCCGCGTGCAGCAGGAGGACCACGCCCGCGAGCAGCGCCGGTCTCACCGCCGGGTGGGGAGCGCCCCCCCGGAGGGTCCCCTCTACGACGAGGCGCTCGTCCGGGAGACGCTGCGGCGCCTGACGCCGGACATGACCCCGCACCAGCCCCGGCGCTTCGGGCGCGTGACCGTGACCGCCCGCCCGGCGGGGCACATCCTGGGCAGCGTGTTCTACGAGGTCGAGGCGCCGGAGGGCCGCGCCGTCTTGTCCGGGGACCTGGGCAACTGCAACTCGGCCCTGCAGCCGGATTTCACGCTGCCCTTTGCCTGCGACGCCGCCGTCGTGGAGACGACCTACGCCGACCGCACCCACCGCTCGCTGGCCGACACCGTGGCCGAGTTCCGGGACGTGCTGCGGCGCAGCCTGCGGCTGGGGGGCGCCGTGATCATTCCCAGCTTCGCGCTGGAGCGTGCCCAGAACCTGCTGTACTTCCTGGGGCGCCTGATGGACGCCGGGGAGATTCCGGCGGTCCCGGTGTTTCTCGACTCGCCGATGGCCGCCCAGGTCACCCGGCTGTACCGCGAGTACGCGTCCGAGTTCGAATCCGGCGTGGCGGGAGCACTCTCGCGCGGCGAGGACCCCTTTCACCCGCCGGGCCTGCGGGTGCTGGGGTCGCCCGGCGAGTCGCGTGCTCTGAACGCCCGCAGCGGCCCGATGGTGATCCTGGCGGGGTCGGGAATGACGAATGGCGGCCGGGTGCGCCACCACCTGCGCCACCGCCTGGGCCGCCCGGAGACCAGCGTGGTGATCGTGAGCTTTCAGGCGCCGGGCACCCTGGGCGCCGAGCTGATCGGTGGGGCACGGCAGGTGCGCCTGTTCGGGGAGGAGGTGCCGGTGCGGGCCAGCATCCACACCATCGGGGGCTTTTCCGCCCACGCCGACCGCGACGACCTGCTCGCGTGGCTGGAGCCGACCGGCGCGGCCCGGGTGCTGCTCGTCCACGGGGAGCGGCCCACGATGGAGGCCTTCGGGCACGACCTCGCGGCGCGGGGCCGGGCCGTGCAGATCCTGCGGCGGGGCGAGCCGCTGGACCTGGGAGGCGGGGAGCCGCAGAGGTCCGCTCCCCCCGCCGGGGGCAGGCCGGAGGGTAAGCGCCCGCAGGGCAGGTTCCCCGGTCTTCGCGTTCACCTGCACGGCCCGCACGGTCAGGAGCGGCACCGTCGCCCCCGCTCGCCGCGGGAAAGTGGGTCCGCGCCGTGTCCAGGGCACGCGCGGCGCCGCCTGAGAAAACCAGCGGAACCAAGAGACGCCCGAACATCCTGGACTCCTTGTAGGGGCGGCGCGAAGGGCACCGGGTCGTCCGGGGGCAGCGGGCGCGGCCCGGCGGCGACGGGCAGGGGCGGGGGCGCTCCCTCGGCCTCCTCCTCGTCGGGGAACTCGTGGGCCTCGGGGTCGGGGGTCTCGGCGTCCTCCTGCACCCTGGCCCTACCCGCCGCCCAGCACTCCAGCCTGCCCCATGCCTCGCCGGAAGGCCAGGCCTGTGCCACCCGCAGCAACCTGTCCATCGCGTTCACCGCGCCGGGTGCACTCGCGAGCATCACTCCGGCCACGACCACGTTGTTCACGGCCCCCTTCCACGCCCTGGGCATGCTGCAGCCCACCCAGACGTCCGTTGGCATCGGTACGTTCACTCAGCTCGACGCGTCCGGACGATACGCCCGCATGGGCAGTGGCATTACCTCCCTCAAGGAAGGCATCAGTGCCGGCGCGGCGCCATTGACCTTTCCTGGCAACGGCGCGACGACGGACCTAGTACAGCGTTTTTGA